ATTGCAGCCATGTTACCGCAGCGGTAGCAGTAATTTGGCGCGCTGAACACCGTCACAACGTTCTTATCCTGCATCACATAATCAACCAAAGGCAACATAAATCATTCAAGATTCTGCAGGGAAATGTTCCAGTTTGGTGCTCCTATGCCAGTGATGGAAGGAGAAATCCTAGTCTTTATACttttttaaaaagaaaaagCACAGTTGGTGGTGGACTGGTGGTAGTGGGTAATGGTGGTTGGCTCTACACGATGATAATGCAGTGGTCTGTGCATACTTGTGCGTCAGATAATACGTAGATGGCTTTCCACATTGTACCTATGTGATTTCTATGTCGCTTAATTCTATATGTAATTCAATTATTATAGCCTAGAACTTTGAATACTTTGTATTGAAAATCCATTGCAATGCAGGGGCAAATGGCAAATTCACAAAGAAATAATGCCCTCCATTAGTGAGTATAAGATGCTTAAAAACAACGCTATCAAGCCGCTCGCTATTAACTTTGACCAATAATCCAAACTGAACTATTTTGGAACTGTCATGTGGAAATTGTACGGTTGAATTTATGGTGAAAAATACTTCTCAATCTTTTTCAATATAATTTTGATTTAACAAATAACGGTCAAAGTTGCAGTATGGGGACCATGTCGATATCCAAAATGTCATGTATTAACAAATGGAGTATTAAAATCAGTACTTATTATGTATAGTAACAGAGATTCTTATCAATAATTACGAGCCCCAGAAACTTCAGCAGAAGGGTTTTCCCCACTTCAATAAAAATGCCACACAGTTTGGTGAACAGAACTTTAAATGTAAAGAAAATGATGCTTAGAGTTAGAATGAAACACACTGGCTACTAACCTGACACCAATTGAACCCTTCCATTACAAGCTGATGGGCCCTTGAAATAAGACTTAATCCATTTGTATGGTTGAATTGCTGTGCGATATCTTGCCCAAATGTGTATCCAGCACCTCTTGGTGAAATTCCCCATCCACATCGATCATCCGGGTCAGACCACAACAGATCACACATAGGCCCTTCATGTGGGACCTACAGCCATTTTAGGGAACAGAGCAAACTATTAATCAAGGTAAACAAAATTCGTGTAAAACAGCGAAGTCATTATACACAGGAGCTATGATGTTTATTCCATAAAGCCCAATTGAGAGGTCAATTGTAGATCATTTAAGAATGACCTGTGTCAAGAAATTGGATAGCTAAAATATTGTAGGCTTCTATATTAAATCACTTTCTCACTGCAACTGAACTAGAAAGTAAAGAGCATGTAAAGCTGGAAAACGAAGTCAACTGAATTCTGTCTTGCCTTACAGAATTTCACCGGGTAATAGAATAGAAAACCACACAACTGCAACACGGTGAACAAATAATTCTCAAATCTGGAGTTGTTTGGTTTCTACGGTTCTTCTCACAATCAGGAAAGAACTCCCTCTGTCCCATGCAGAATTGCAGATGCAAAATAAATGGCTCAATTCATCCTTACTAACCTACCTTACAGATATAGTTAATAAATAGAACTATCTATTTCTTGAGAGCCAGACCTTTCATGTCTATGCAGACTCCAGCGATCAACATGCCTTGTTCTATTATCAAGATATGTCAAAAAGAAACAGGATCCATAACCCCATTTCACAAGAAAGACGTGCACAGAATGGTCTACAATTCAAAATATGCGAGGTGTATAGTTATCCACAATTAGCAACTACATCATATAAATCATGGAAATTTTGTTGCCAACCTCTTGTATGCGATCGAGGGCACGGATATTATCCAATGTATCCAATGATGGAGAGAGACCACCATGTAGGCAGAAGACCTACAGAATGATATTTTCCACTTTCATCAGGAACACACACAAACAGAATTGTAAGTTCACACCAATGTACAACATAAACATAGAACAAACCTGATTTTCTATAAGAGCTGTGAGGGGTAAATAATCAAACAAGTCTGTGAAGTACTTCCACACGTTTGCATTTCCATATTTCCGTAAGCATTCATCATAGAATCCATACCTGTAGCCAAACATTTCATGTAAAGAGCACCATAGCACTTTGGGTGCGTTTGTATAGTTGTATTTCACAATGTAGACCAATCAAACAAAACAGCTGAGACAATGTATGAATCATCGCAAAACCATCTTGTTATTGGAAGTAAATTTCAGAATTATGTCGACACTATATATTGAAGCAAATGTGGTTTCAGCAGTAAGCGTAATGCCGTGACCCAGAAACATCCTTTCCACGCATCAATAATTTATTAATTCATTACACATCCTGCAGAGGAGCTAAGTTGCGAATATAAGAAGTGTTGAGACAATCGCATGCGATAGAAAGAATGCAAGTAATTGATCATTGTACGAAAAAACAGCCAATTGTTAATTTAACCAACTGGACTATTTGCAGTTAATTTAGTTGTTGAACTCTAAACAGAAATCTATAGTTGAAGTCACAACTTTTTTTCAATTTAACTAAGCCAGCAGAATGATTTGATTTGCAACTTTTTATTTATTTCTTTTCAATCTAGATAATGGTGTGAAGATGAAGGTCTGATCAGCATGGAAATAGAGAGTGCAGGTTGGAAGGTTAGACAAAAGTGTGTACAGGAGATGTCCCTCTTTTTCTTTGTGGAATGTTATTAAGGGTTTAGAGGCCTAGGCCCCTAGTAAGTATAAACTATAATATCCAAAATTTACAAAACCAGTGAATCTACATCTGCAGGTTCAGCATTCAATATCCATGTCACTCCTCCACATTCGGATCTACTATAGAAAATGTTTCTACCTCAATTCAACATTCGCTCAGATTTAGAATATGGATGGAGACAGAATTCAAGTTCTGTTAGGCTCCAATTCTCAAGATAGAGGAAAAAAGGAGCTTGTTTAGCCCTAACTTCAGTATCAGCTTATGACTTTCTGAAGCTGAAGCTAGGTCAAATATGTGGAGCTCATTGGGGCCCTCCTGTAAACCTAAGCTCCTTTCTACTAACACAAAACCCAAAAGACACTTAAGCCATGGAGTTCAAGAACAATACAACAATCAAAACATAAATTTTGTGCCACAAAATGATTCTGTTTCACAGCAATTACTTGATCACATATGTAGTCCAAATATTATGCTAAGTCAATATTACAAGCATCTGATGCCCTTGACCATTGATGTAAAGTAATGCAGTTTATCTAAGACAAGGATCGTTAATGAAAATGAAGCAAAAAAGGCCAAAATGCTCAGTGGTCTGAGTATTCGAGAAAGTAATTGAGACGGCCAAGAGAAAAAGATAAAAATTGCCCTAATTCTCTTGACAGTCAGACCTTTAAGTGCATTTTGAACCGTTCATTAGCATGGACTCAGTGTCCAGGAAATAGCCCATTTCAAACTATCATTTTAGGAAAATTTACTTAATAATGCCCTCATCTTTGTTCAGTGATTGCAATAAGAAAAATTCTATGCTGAAATTAGAAACTCTATACTGCTGTAGAGTTCAACTAGAGGAATAGGAACTCACACTTGAGTAATTTGTCTGCTCTCATGATTGCCTCTCAATATTGTGATTCTGTCTCTATAACGTACTTTTAGAGCCACTAACAATGTCACAGTCTCCACTGAGTAGTAGCCACGGTCTGCAGAAAATACCCATAGTCAATTCAACTATGGTATGGATTATGGAAACAAATAGAACTATCAAAAAGCAATAGAAAATATAGATAGAAAGAAAAGTAGTTTCTTTAGTCCCTTAACAACTTAACTACAAAAAAAGTAGCATTTCATGGGAAGTGTCCATATAATACAATACACACAACTAGGAAGCAATGCATCTAAGTTTCCAATAAAGTTCAATTGCCATGTTTGTATCAAATCCATGGCCGTATCCTAAGCATACAAATGTCAGAAGTAAGAAGCATGTGTTGAAGACACAAGGTTCTTACACTACCACCGTCACTTTCAAGAATGCTTTGCGTATACGGACAATGTAACCAATAGTGTAGCAGAACTAAAAACCAGACAACAATAAAGGCCGCATCCTTATTTGTTAATCTAGCAGTAGAGAACAAGCCATGCATGCAATAAAATTTAAAAGGTTCACACACTTTCAGTTTTCCGAGAAACCTTCGAACTTCTTATACACAGTACCTAGAAGTATTCTCTACACACCCGCTATAGGTGAGAAAAGCACGAAAACGCTTTTAAGGAAATATATTCATTTCCATTAATAAATAAAATATGCAGACCATTAACTTCTCATCCGCAAAAAATTGAGTTTGAAGTCAGTCAACAGATACCCAAATCGACTAATCCATAGCATAATAACATGAAACAGTTATTGATCTATGAAGCAACAGTAACAAAGAATTAATCAGCTTGAACAATCCATTTAGCATCAGTAAGCCCACCGCAGGTGCTCCAGCCCCCAAGCCCGAGCACCTGGCACCTCAGTTCTCCAGAAGGATCTATTGAAATCAAGAACTAACAGTCACCAGAGAACCAGATCGAACCACCTCATAAATCCACAGATCGACGGGAACCCCGCATGAGTCGTGGGAGGCTAGAAGAGGCGGGGGGGAACTGACCGACGTAGTCGCCCATGAAGAGGTAGTTGGTATCGGGCGTGTCGCCGCCGATGCGGAAGAGCTCGATGAGGTCGTAGAACTGGCCGTGGATGTCGCCGCAGACGGTGACGGGGCAGCGCACGGGCTGCACGTTCCACTCCTCCATGAGGATCGCCTTGGCCTGCTCGCAGAGCACCTTGACCTCCGCCTCCGCCAGGAACTTGCACTCCCGCAGCTGCGAGATCTGGCGGTCCAGATCCGCGTGCGACGGCATCGTCGCTGCCGCTCCGCTCTACCTCAACCTTCCccaccccctccccttccctagttccctccgccgccggcgcagccGAGGAGGAGACGCGGGACCCGGCGAGCCCGCCGGCGAGGAGGGCCGCGGGGGTGCGGGGGCTTCGAGGGGCTCGACGAGGacggaggaggcggaggcggaggaggacgaggaggtgcTAGCGCTCATGCCTCCATTTTCTTCTCACGCTTCGCGGTGTTCGTTCGTGGATTTTGTGTGTGTGgggtggtggggggggggggggggtggggaggGGTGGGGGggattttttcttttttttttcctcgcTGTCTTGGTATTTGTTTTGGATTTGGCTTTCGGCTTTTGGGTTCGGTTTGGCGATTTGGTCCTTGGTCAGAATAATTTTATGGGTTGTTTATGGGAGAAAAGGCGAGGGCGGCGTACTTTCCAGGTGGAGGGATTGGGGAATGACAGGATGTTCCGTGGTGGGATGTCTGTGGGTTCTTTCCTTCTGTGATTGTTTGAATTTTGGATGAATTGGTCTCATTTTAACCTACCTCTGATTCAATTCTTTTCTGAATCTGAGAGCCGAAAATTTTGACCTGAATTGTTTTTAAAATAATTGTTGGAGCTGTGTTGATTTAGAACACTTATGCACATTATTCAAAAAAGGACATGTATACATCTCTAAAATTCATAGAACACACTAGACTACCCCAAAATTACACGATGATACTAAAAGCTCAACATCTTTTTTCTTTAGCTTCAATTTTGCATTTTCCATACAGCATATCCAACTACAAAGCCATCAGTTGACGACTTTTCTAGCATTTTTCTGATATTTGTTATTATATTTACTACCGGATAAATTCCTTTCTCTTGGTGCATCTTTGGTCCTTAGAACCCAAAAATCAAAATCTAGATCATTTTTATCTAGAACATTTTTAACCCTTTGAGCAAGGAAAGTTGAGGACTAGAG
The genomic region above belongs to Panicum hallii strain FIL2 chromosome 4, PHallii_v3.1, whole genome shotgun sequence and contains:
- the LOC112889246 gene encoding serine/threonine-protein phosphatase PP2A-1 catalytic subunit; translated protein: MPSHADLDRQISQLRECKFLAEAEVKVLCEQAKAILMEEWNVQPVRCPVTVCGDIHGQFYDLIELFRIGGDTPDTNYLFMGDYVDRGYYSVETVTLLVALKVRYRDRITILRGNHESRQITQVYGFYDECLRKYGNANVWKYFTDLFDYLPLTALIENQVFCLHGGLSPSLDTLDNIRALDRIQEVPHEGPMCDLLWSDPDDRCGWGISPRGAGYTFGQDIAQQFNHTNGLSLISRAHQLVMEGFNWCQDKNVVTVFSAPNYCYRCGNMAAILEIGENMDQNFLQFDPAPRQIEPDMTRKTPDYFL